NNNNNNNNNNNNNNNNNNNNNNNNNNNNNNNNNNNNNNNNNNNNNNNNNNNNNNNNNNNNNNNNNNNNNNNNNNNNNNNNNNNNNNNNNNNNNNNNNNNNNNNNNNNNNNNNNNNNNNNNNNNNNNNNNNNNNNNNNNNNNNNNNNNNNNNNNNNNNNNNNNNNNNNNNNNNNNNNNNNNNNNNNNNNNNNNNNNNNNNNNNNNNNNNNNNNNNNNNNNNNNNNNNNNNNNNNNNNNNNNNNNNNNNNNNNNNNNNNNNNNNNNNNNNNNNNAATAAGAAGGATCTACAATAAAACACCCTAAATCTACACTTAATCACCCTAATCTACCTTAACCCATGAATCCAAGGAGTGTCTACTCTCTAATCTCCATGAGAAACCTCAAACCCATGATGGATTCAAGGCTCATCATGTTTATGAGAAGGAGAAACAAGATATAATATGAAGAACTTCCTTAGATTATGATATAAAGATTCAAGCTTTTTACAAAGGAGGCAATGTTCTTGAGAGAAAAATGAGATTCTCCCCTCAGATTAGGTCTTAAAGGTGTTTATAGATGTCTAAAACTCGAACCGAGTCAACCCGACAAGCCTGGGTTTGACCCGAAAAACAAATGTTTTTCTCCGTAGTGACCAGAAAAGGTCGCTACCAGAGGTCACTACGCNNNNNNNNNNNNNNNNNNNNNNNNNNNNNNNNNNNNNNNNNNNNNNNNNNNNNNNNNNNNNNNNNNNNNNNNNNNNNNNNNNNNNNNNNNNNNNNNNNNNNNNNNNNNNNNNNNNNNNNNNNNNNNNNNNNNNNNNNNNNNNNNNNNNNNNNNNNNNNNNNNNNNNNNNNNNNNNNNNNNNNNNNNNNNNNNNNNNNNNNNNNNNNNNNNNNNNNNNNNNNNNNNNNNNNNNNNNNNNNNNNNNNNNNNNNNNNNNNNNNNNNNNNNNNNNNNNNNNNNNNNNNNNNNNNNNNNNNNNNNNNNNNNNNNNNNNNNNNNNNNNNNNNNNNNNNNNNNNNNNNNNNNNNNNNNNNNNNNNNNNNNNNNNNNNNNNNNNNNNNNNNNNNNNNNNNNNNNNNNNNNNNNNNNNNNNNNNNNNNNNNNNNNNNNNNNNNNNNNNNNNNNNNNNNNNNNNNNNNNNNNNNNNNNNNNNNNNNNNNNNNNNNNNNNNNNNNNNNNNNNNNNNNNNNNNNNNNNNNNNNNNNNNNNNNNNNNNNNNNNNNNNNNNNNNNNNNNNNNNNNNNNNNNNNNNNNNNNNNNNNNNNNNNNNNNNNNNNNNNNNNNNNNNNNNNNNNNNNNNNNNNNNNNNNNNNNNNNNNNNNNNNNNNNNNNNNNNNNNNNNNNNNNNNNNNNNNNNNNNNNNNNNNNNNNNNNNNNNNNNNNNNNNNNNNNNNNNNNNNNNNNNNNNNNNNNNNNNNNNNNNNNNNNNNNNNNNNNNNNNNNNNNNNNNNNNNNNNNNNNNNNNNNNNNNNNNNNNNNNNNNNNNNNNNNNNNNNNNNNNNNNNNNNNNNNNNNNNNNNNNNNNNNNNNNNNNNNNNNNNNNNNNNTCGCTACGGCTGGCCGCTACAGAAGGCGCTTGCGCTGTAGCGACTTGCCATGCCCGCTACGTGTGGCCGCTAGGATACATAAGAGATTTTTCGAAGTCTTGAACGCATAGCGACCTCGTGAGGTCGCTACGGCTGGCCGCTGTAGAAGGCGCCTCAACTCTAGCGGTCTCTATAACCCGCTACACACTCCCGCTACGGTACTTAGGCGCCTCAGCTCTATCTTTTGTAGCGACCAGCTTTTGCCGCTACGCCTGGCCGCTAGGAGCCTTCAACGACTCATTTTCATTCTTTTGGCATCAAAACACTCCTTGGAACACATAGTTCATCATGAAACTCACTCCAGCACCTGATAAGGACTAATGCATGGAAATGCAACCTAAACATGCGTCAATGCTATTCCGAAAGACCAATATGCACAAGAAAAGATAATTAAAACAATGTAAATATGCAAGATATCCCCAGATCTTGACGGTAGTTCATGACATGCTTCCCAGAGATAATGTCCTTCCAAGTTCAACAGATGCAATGAAGAAATTCTTGAAAGTGTTTGGTTTTGGATACGATCAGATTCATGCATGCACAAACAACTGCATACTTTATCGTAAGGAATACAAGGACATCATAAGTTGCCCAAGATGTGGAATTCAAGATGGAAAGGGATAAGCACACTGGTGAGGAGAGGACATGGATTCCAGCTAAGGTTCTAAGGTATTTTTTCAATCAAAGACAGATTCAGGAGGATATTTAGATCTAAAAGGATGGCTGAAGATTTACTTTTGCATTTCAATAATGCTAGTTCAGATGGTACAATGCAGCACCCAGAAGACTCTATCACTTGGTCCACCGTGAAGGATAAGTGGCCACAGTTTTCTGAAGAAGCAAGAAACCTCCAGCTTGGACTCTCTACTGACGGTATGAATCCTTTCTCAATCCAGAACACAAAATACAACATATGGCCGGTGTTATTAGTCAACTACAACATGCATCCAACAATGTGTATGGAGGAAGAGAACATCATGTTGACTTTCCTAATCCATGGACCAACTGCACCGAGCAACAACATCGATGTCTACCTAGCTCCTTTGATAGATGATCTAAATGATTTGTGGAATGAAGGTATTGTTGTTTATGACTCGTTTCAGAAGGAAAATTTTACACTAAAAACAATGTTGTTGTGGACTGTCAGTGATTATCCTGGATTAGGGACATTGGCTGGGTGTAAAGTCAAAGGGAAACAAGCATGTACTGTCTGTGGAAAGGATACATCCTTTAGATGGTTGAAGTTTAGTCGAAAGCATGTGTATTTGGGAAACAAAAAGAGGCTGAGACCTGAGCATCCTTACAGACGAAGAAGAAAATGGTTTGACAACACAGTTGAAGAAGGGACTGTATCTAGAATTCAAAGTGAATCAGAGATTTTTGAGACACTGAAGGATTTCATAAATAACTTTGGGAAACCGTTAGAGAGGAATGGCAAAAGAAGAAGAAAAGTTCTCAGTGAAGATGAGGTTATTTTAGAGGATGAATACGAAGAAGACACAAATCACTGGAGGTGGAAGAAAAGGTCCATCCTCTTCGAGTTGCCTTACTGGAAGGTAAATATTCAGTCTAACTTTATAACTAAGAATATTTTTCTAAACTAGTAACAATATTTGTCTTATGTATTATGAAATGCCGGTTCGTCACAACATTGATGTCGTGCACGTGGAGAAGAATGTCTCTAATGCTATCATATCTATTATGATGCAAAATTTGAAGTCAAAAGATGGTGTGAAATCAAGAAAGAATCTTGAAGATATGGAGATTCGAAACAACTTACATGTTCATCTAAAAGGGAAGAGAACATACTTACCTCATGCTGCTTATTGGCTGAAGAAAGATGAAAAAAAAGAAAATTCTGCAAGAGATTTAAGTCTATTTAGAGGACCAAATGGATATTCTGTGAACATTGCAAGCTGTGTCTCTGTGGAACCACCCACAATTGGCGGATTGAAGTCTAACGATCATCACGTGCTTCTGCAAAACCTTCTACCAGTGGCGTTGAGAGGCTTACTCCCGGATTGTCCTAGGATTGCAGTTACAAGGTTGTGCAGCTTCTTTAACAGACTTTGTCAGCGAGTTCTTGACCATGAGAATCTAATATCTTTGGAGACTGAGCTTATAGAGACAATGTGCCAAATGGAGAGGTATTTTTTCCCATCTTTGTTTGACATAATGTTTCACCTTCCCCTACATCTGGCAAGGGAGGCACGTCTGGGTGGTCCGGTACATTTTAGATGGATGTATCCATTTGAAAGGTACTAACTGTGAATTTAGTGTTTTGGTGTTCTATTGTTATGTTTTGAATCATAGACTCTCTAACTGATTAAATGCTTGATATGC
This genomic interval from Brassica oleracea var. oleracea cultivar TO1000 chromosome C2, BOL, whole genome shotgun sequence contains the following:
- the LOC106324140 gene encoding uncharacterized protein LOC106324140; amino-acid sequence: MERDKHTGEERTWIPAKVLSSDGTMQHPEDSITWSTVKDKWPQFSEEARNLQLGLSTDGMNPFSIQNTKYNIWPVLLVNYNMHPTMCMEEENIMLTFLIHGPTAPSNNIDVYLAPLIDDLNDLWNEGIVVYDSFQKENFTLKTMLLWTVSDYPGLGTLAGCKVKGKQACTVCGKDTSFRWLKFSRKHVYLGNKKRLRPEHPYRRRRKWFDNTVEEGTVSRIQSESEIFETLKDFINNFGKPLERNGKRRRKVLSEDEVILEDEYEEDTNHWRWKKRSILFELPYWKSKDGVKSRKNLEDMEIRNNLHVHLKGKRTYLPHAAYWLKKDEKKENSARDLSLFRGPNGYSVNIASCVSVEPPTIGGLKSNDHHVLLQNLLPVALRGLLPDCPRIAVTRLCSFFNRLCQRVLDHENLISLETELIETMCQMERYIKHL